In a single window of the Salmo trutta chromosome 21, fSalTru1.1, whole genome shotgun sequence genome:
- the ccdc178 gene encoding coiled-coil domain-containing protein 178 isoform X2: protein MCSMFSRLNSSDSVSSMIPTELYIEGIGLSARGEREGDLLSPLRKETTDILVEVVYLIERLEADRQDAEEALQSEKKRRRTLGRKMYSISLWKQQEFPVAVQKEHEACTRDISELKWHLKLRRDKLHQVTDRMIKTEVLNQRLNEDIDFIKKNGPLVKEKLQLESDFMIQINTAQHKALETFSKTFSDLKSCQEEMGKEELKADEDRGLMFNKLKGIRNLLNDRLTEFQQLIDYWDGYCITLKETEERVALKEEEWGDMSQLIPVLEVQEAAVNDLVVELNIFIEVEGRKIAQLKEEISELQKEVHATRLAGEAAVSHSEEVFCKKHQDILALHEENKEYDLETEDYSNMIYESEQAVKQLQKERKRMLQKISVNEEQREEAKEELSQVAAMHANTKVNLEELEQQTFMEEQRMRKVIENLKKDMMSEMKAKAILKDTLTTFKAELHQEQTNTENARWELHKEFEEVSSATKQLEIEMEKLRKIYNDKSEKIERLREKLCDILNEHKNTTNCLKKERKLKLDHLNTVKELHQDVTKRFDHALSRITVLTAKSKEYRTESDRMEETAATMPDVIEELQSVFDAVEFKKQTATLIMNTLERDITNCQQRMEQAVQTHTSLFTTRQQKMEETKSDLKVALRENVELAHEYRALQKVLMITKQGAVGVFDERNRAEASFYDHKQISLLQKRMHKAVVKYFRQRNLYSQAELARFQTLFNENNQKIKTVQEELSEAIRRISAFLHSLADDSTTSDDAATMETAAVNKQAGLDAIGLNKKKMPTVQITV from the exons ATGTGTTCCATGTTTTCCAGATTGAATTCCAGTGATTCTGTGTCTTCAATGATACCTACAGAGTTATACATCGAAGGCATTGGACTAAGTGCAAGAGGTGAAAGAg AGGGTGACCTGTTGTCTCCGCTGCGTAAGGAAACCACGGACATCCTGGTAGAAGTAGTGTATCTGATTGAACGTCTGGAAGCTGATCGCCAGGATGCAGAGGAGGCTCTACAGtcggagaagaagagaaggagaactTTAGGGAGGAAAATGTATAGTATTTCACTGTGGAAGCAGCAGGAGTTCCCTGTAGCTGTCCAGAAAG AGCATGAGGCCTGTACCAGAGACATCAGTGAATTGAAATGGCATCTGAAATTGAGAAGAGATAAACTTCACCAAGTGACAGATAGAATGATCAAGACAGAGGTTCTGAATCAGCGGTTAAATGAGGACATTGATTTCATCAAGAAAAATGGGCCTCTTGTGAAGGAAAAACTGCAGCTGGAGAGCGATTTCATGATCCAAATTAATACGGCTCAACATAAG gcCCTTGAGACATTTTCGAAGACCTTCAGTGACCTGAAGAGTTGTCAAGAAGAGATGGGAAAGGAAGAACTGAAAGCAGATGAGGATAGAGGTTTGATGTTCAATAAGCTTAAGGGCATCAGGAATCTGCTAAATGACAGACT AACTGAGTTCCAGCAGCTGATAGATTATTGGGATGGCTACTGCATTACAttgaaggagacagaggagagggtggCTTTGAAGGAGGAGGAGTGGGGAGACATGTCACAACTTATCCCTGTGCTAGAGGTGCAGGAGGCTGCAGTCAATGATCTG GTTGTGGAGTTGAACATATTTATTGAAGTTGAAGGTAGAAAAATTGCACAATTAAAGGAAGAGATTTCAGAGCTGCAGAAAGAAGTCCATGCAACT AGACTTGCAGGTGAAGCAGCGGTCTCTCACTCCGAGGAGGTGTTCTGTAAGAAACATCAGGACATCTTGGCTCTCCACGAGGAAAACAAAGAGTATGATCTAGAGACTGAGGACTACAGTAACATGATCTATGAGAG TGAGCAGGCAGTGAAGCAGCTTCAGAAGGAGAGGAAGCGCATGCTACAGAAGATCAGTGTGAAcgaggaacagagagaagaggCCAAGGAGGAGTTGTCCCAGGTGGCAGCAATGCACGCTAATACCAAGGTCAACCTGGAGGAGCTGGAGCAGCAGACCTTCATGGAGGAGCAGAGGATGAGG AAAGTGATTGAGAATCTGAAGAAAGACATGATGAGCGAGATGAAAGCCAAAGCCATTCTGAAG GATACATTAACAACATTTAAAGCAGAATTACACCAGGAGCAAACCAACACAGAAAACGCCAGATGGGAACTTCATAAGGAATTTGAAGAGGTGTCATCAGCAACAAAACAACTGGAAATTGAAATGGAAAAACTGAGAAAGATTTACAATGATAAATCTGAG AAAATTGAACGTTTAAGGGAGAAACTCTGTGATATTCTAAACGAACACAAAAACACTACAAATTGTCTGAAAAAGGAAAGGAAGCTGAAACTTGACCATCTAAATACAGTCAAG GAATTACACCAAGATGTTACCAAGAGGTTTGACCACGCCTTGAGCAGAATCACAGTCCTCACTGCTAAGTCCAAAGAGTACAGAACAGAGTCTGACAGGATGGAGGAAACAGCAGCCACGATGCCAGATGTCATTGAGGAACTACA GTCCGTCTTTGACGCCGTAGAGTTCAAAAAGCAAACAGCTACGTTGATCATGAACACCTTAGAACGTGATATCACCAACTGTCAACAACGGATGGAGCAAGCAGTGCAAACTCACACTTCTCTATTCACAACCAGACAGCAAAAAATGGAGGAAACCAAG TCCGACCTAAAGGTAGCCCTAAGAGAGAACGTTGAGTTGGCCCACGAGTACAGAGCCCTTCAGAAAGTCCTGATGATCACCAAGCAGGGGGCTGTAGGGGTGTTTGACGAGAGGAATCGAGCAGAGGCATCTTTTTATGATCACAAACAG ATTTCTTTGTTGCAGAAGAGGATGCACAAAGCTGTGGTGAAATACTTCAGACAACGCAACCTCTATAGCCAGGCTGAACTGGCCCGCTTCCAGACCCTCTTTAACGAGAACAACCAGAAAATAAAAACTGTCCAG GAGGAGTTGTCAGAAGCAATCCGGCGCATTTCTGCCTTTCTGCACTCTCTGGCAGATGACTCAACAACCAGTGATGATGCTGCGACGATGGAGACAGCAGCAGTGAACAAACAAGCGGGTCTGGATGCCATTGGGTTGAACAAGAAGAAGATGCCTACAGTTCAGATAACAGTGTAA
- the ccdc178 gene encoding coiled-coil domain-containing protein 178 isoform X1, with protein sequence MPEVEPLRFPSREDGPSLQDQVDLQAVCPSRRRSCALVNTPSPCVNKAVCHIQELKRKVENWCQQSGNVQHQMSHEEQQKRKTFRLNSSDSVSSMIPTELYIEGIGLSARGEREGDLLSPLRKETTDILVEVVYLIERLEADRQDAEEALQSEKKRRRTLGRKMYSISLWKQQEFPVAVQKEHEACTRDISELKWHLKLRRDKLHQVTDRMIKTEVLNQRLNEDIDFIKKNGPLVKEKLQLESDFMIQINTAQHKALETFSKTFSDLKSCQEEMGKEELKADEDRGLMFNKLKGIRNLLNDRLTEFQQLIDYWDGYCITLKETEERVALKEEEWGDMSQLIPVLEVQEAAVNDLVVELNIFIEVEGRKIAQLKEEISELQKEVHATRLAGEAAVSHSEEVFCKKHQDILALHEENKEYDLETEDYSNMIYESEQAVKQLQKERKRMLQKISVNEEQREEAKEELSQVAAMHANTKVNLEELEQQTFMEEQRMRKVIENLKKDMMSEMKAKAILKDTLTTFKAELHQEQTNTENARWELHKEFEEVSSATKQLEIEMEKLRKIYNDKSEKIERLREKLCDILNEHKNTTNCLKKERKLKLDHLNTVKELHQDVTKRFDHALSRITVLTAKSKEYRTESDRMEETAATMPDVIEELQSVFDAVEFKKQTATLIMNTLERDITNCQQRMEQAVQTHTSLFTTRQQKMEETKSDLKVALRENVELAHEYRALQKVLMITKQGAVGVFDERNRAEASFYDHKQISLLQKRMHKAVVKYFRQRNLYSQAELARFQTLFNENNQKIKTVQEELSEAIRRISAFLHSLADDSTTSDDAATMETAAVNKQAGLDAIGLNKKKMPTVQITV encoded by the exons ATCAGGTAGATCTTCAAGCAGTGTGCCCCAGCAGACGTCGCAGTTGTGCCCTGGTTAACACCCCCTCACCGTGCGTCAACAAAGCTGTTTGCCATATTCAGGAGCTGAAGAGGAAAGTGGAGAACTGGTGTCAACAG TCAGGAAATGTTCAGCATCAGATGTCTCATGAAGAACAGCAAAAAAGAAAAACTTTTAG ATTGAATTCCAGTGATTCTGTGTCTTCAATGATACCTACAGAGTTATACATCGAAGGCATTGGACTAAGTGCAAGAGGTGAAAGAg AGGGTGACCTGTTGTCTCCGCTGCGTAAGGAAACCACGGACATCCTGGTAGAAGTAGTGTATCTGATTGAACGTCTGGAAGCTGATCGCCAGGATGCAGAGGAGGCTCTACAGtcggagaagaagagaaggagaactTTAGGGAGGAAAATGTATAGTATTTCACTGTGGAAGCAGCAGGAGTTCCCTGTAGCTGTCCAGAAAG AGCATGAGGCCTGTACCAGAGACATCAGTGAATTGAAATGGCATCTGAAATTGAGAAGAGATAAACTTCACCAAGTGACAGATAGAATGATCAAGACAGAGGTTCTGAATCAGCGGTTAAATGAGGACATTGATTTCATCAAGAAAAATGGGCCTCTTGTGAAGGAAAAACTGCAGCTGGAGAGCGATTTCATGATCCAAATTAATACGGCTCAACATAAG gcCCTTGAGACATTTTCGAAGACCTTCAGTGACCTGAAGAGTTGTCAAGAAGAGATGGGAAAGGAAGAACTGAAAGCAGATGAGGATAGAGGTTTGATGTTCAATAAGCTTAAGGGCATCAGGAATCTGCTAAATGACAGACT AACTGAGTTCCAGCAGCTGATAGATTATTGGGATGGCTACTGCATTACAttgaaggagacagaggagagggtggCTTTGAAGGAGGAGGAGTGGGGAGACATGTCACAACTTATCCCTGTGCTAGAGGTGCAGGAGGCTGCAGTCAATGATCTG GTTGTGGAGTTGAACATATTTATTGAAGTTGAAGGTAGAAAAATTGCACAATTAAAGGAAGAGATTTCAGAGCTGCAGAAAGAAGTCCATGCAACT AGACTTGCAGGTGAAGCAGCGGTCTCTCACTCCGAGGAGGTGTTCTGTAAGAAACATCAGGACATCTTGGCTCTCCACGAGGAAAACAAAGAGTATGATCTAGAGACTGAGGACTACAGTAACATGATCTATGAGAG TGAGCAGGCAGTGAAGCAGCTTCAGAAGGAGAGGAAGCGCATGCTACAGAAGATCAGTGTGAAcgaggaacagagagaagaggCCAAGGAGGAGTTGTCCCAGGTGGCAGCAATGCACGCTAATACCAAGGTCAACCTGGAGGAGCTGGAGCAGCAGACCTTCATGGAGGAGCAGAGGATGAGG AAAGTGATTGAGAATCTGAAGAAAGACATGATGAGCGAGATGAAAGCCAAAGCCATTCTGAAG GATACATTAACAACATTTAAAGCAGAATTACACCAGGAGCAAACCAACACAGAAAACGCCAGATGGGAACTTCATAAGGAATTTGAAGAGGTGTCATCAGCAACAAAACAACTGGAAATTGAAATGGAAAAACTGAGAAAGATTTACAATGATAAATCTGAG AAAATTGAACGTTTAAGGGAGAAACTCTGTGATATTCTAAACGAACACAAAAACACTACAAATTGTCTGAAAAAGGAAAGGAAGCTGAAACTTGACCATCTAAATACAGTCAAG GAATTACACCAAGATGTTACCAAGAGGTTTGACCACGCCTTGAGCAGAATCACAGTCCTCACTGCTAAGTCCAAAGAGTACAGAACAGAGTCTGACAGGATGGAGGAAACAGCAGCCACGATGCCAGATGTCATTGAGGAACTACA GTCCGTCTTTGACGCCGTAGAGTTCAAAAAGCAAACAGCTACGTTGATCATGAACACCTTAGAACGTGATATCACCAACTGTCAACAACGGATGGAGCAAGCAGTGCAAACTCACACTTCTCTATTCACAACCAGACAGCAAAAAATGGAGGAAACCAAG TCCGACCTAAAGGTAGCCCTAAGAGAGAACGTTGAGTTGGCCCACGAGTACAGAGCCCTTCAGAAAGTCCTGATGATCACCAAGCAGGGGGCTGTAGGGGTGTTTGACGAGAGGAATCGAGCAGAGGCATCTTTTTATGATCACAAACAG ATTTCTTTGTTGCAGAAGAGGATGCACAAAGCTGTGGTGAAATACTTCAGACAACGCAACCTCTATAGCCAGGCTGAACTGGCCCGCTTCCAGACCCTCTTTAACGAGAACAACCAGAAAATAAAAACTGTCCAG GAGGAGTTGTCAGAAGCAATCCGGCGCATTTCTGCCTTTCTGCACTCTCTGGCAGATGACTCAACAACCAGTGATGATGCTGCGACGATGGAGACAGCAGCAGTGAACAAACAAGCGGGTCTGGATGCCATTGGGTTGAACAAGAAGAAGATGCCTACAGTTCAGATAACAGTGTAA